A single Ziziphus jujuba cultivar Dongzao chromosome 11, ASM3175591v1 DNA region contains:
- the LOC125420553 gene encoding LOW QUALITY PROTEIN: ATP synthase subunit alpha, chloroplastic (The sequence of the model RefSeq protein was modified relative to this genomic sequence to represent the inferred CDS: inserted 2 bases in 2 codons; substituted 5 bases at 5 genomic stop codons), which produces MFIAKCLFYYTDHCAXEAYWGDGFYLHSHLLERAAKSSSHLGEGSMIALLIVETQSGDVSAYIPTNVISITDGQIFLSTNLFNVGIKLAINVGISVSIVGSAAQIKAMKQVAXQIKLELAQFAELEAFAXFTSDLDKATQNQLARGQXLRELLKQSQXAPLVVEEQIMTIYTGTNGYLDSLEIGQVRKFLVEFRTXLKMNKSQFQEIIASTETFIEEAKGLFKEAIQEXLEHFLLQEQV; this is translated from the exons ATGTTTATCGCCAAATGTCTCTTTTATTACACAGACCACTGTG GAGAAGCTTATTGGGGAGATGGTTTTTATTTGCATTCACACCTTTTGGAAAGAGCCGCTAAATCAAGTTCTCATTTAGGTGAAGGAAGTATGATTGCTTTACTAATAGTTGAGACTCAATCGGGAGATGTTTCGGCTTATATTCCTACTAACGTAATTTCCATTACAGACGGACAAATATTCTTATCTACCAATCTATTCAACGTCGGAATCAAACTTGCTATTAATGTGGGTATTTCTGTATCTATAGTAGGGTCTGCAGCTCAAATTAAAGCCATGAAACAAGTAG accaaattaaattagaattgGCACAATTCGCAGAATTAGAAGCCTTTGCATAATTCACTTCTGATCTCGATAAAGCTACTCAGAATCAATTGGCAAGAGGTCAATGATTACGTGAGTTGCTCAAACAATCTCAATGAGCCCCTCTCGTGGTGGAAGAACAGATAATGACTATTTATACTGGAACCAATGGTTATCTTGATTCATTAGAAATTGGACAGGTAAGGAAATTTCTCGTTGAGTTTCGTACTTAgctaaaaatgaataaatctcAATTCCAAGAAATCATAGCTTCTACCGAGACATTTATCGAGGAAGCAAAAGGCCTTTTTAAAGAAGCTATTCAGGAATAGCTGGAACATTTTCTACTTCAGGAACaagtataa